The proteins below come from a single Chelmon rostratus isolate fCheRos1 chromosome 12, fCheRos1.pri, whole genome shotgun sequence genomic window:
- the LOC121614767 gene encoding mitochondrial ubiquitin ligase activator of nfkb 1-A, with product MGDLPVNPLLLIGVGSSFAFSGLFYHLYKEKKEELKKLKEIPNFKPDQHLVKVLKASPHKRLQYVAVEGLVQADGEPLPSQFVPRCFGVIQKIAVEEHWKYWNSLSRTWNSRTMNRKETNNAVPFSLVSPGAYITDLYVKVQNPLEASGCCLERVYFKVRRAEDGLVNMVVQGLSGEKPVAMEESEEMLRVGSTLTGFGEVVLEGGQVMRLQAPQDGRKYILVPTDYRSFLDRHERSASMWKTLTAVTGITGASVLAKIIYGLVGKQDDRSK from the exons ATGGGCGACCTTCCTGTCAACCCGCTGCTTTTGATTGGTGTCGGGTCCAGCTTTGCCTTCTCTGGCCTTTTCTATCATTTatacaaggaaaagaaagaagagctgAAAAAGCTAAAG GAAATCCCCAATTTCAAGCCTGATCAACATTTGGTCAAAGTACTGAAAGCATCTCCCCACAAGCGACTTCAGTATGTTGCTGTAGAAG GTCTGGTCCAGGCAGATGGGGAGCCTCTGCCCAGCCAGTTTGTCCCACGATGCTTTGGTGTGATTCAGAAGATAGCAGTGGAGGAGCACTGGAAATACTGGAACTCCCTCAGCCGGACATG GAATTCTCGgacaatgaacagaaaagaaacCAACAACGCGGTGCCTTTCAGTCTGGTCAGCCCTGGAGCCTACATCACTGACTTGTATGTGAAGGTTCAAAACCCGCTGGAGGCCTCTGGGTGCTGCCTGGAGAGGGTTTATTTCAAAGTAAGACGTGCTGAGGACGGCTTGGTGAACATGGTGGTGCAGGGCCTCAGCGGGGAGAAGCCTGTGGCGatggaggagagcgaggagaTGCTGCGGGTGGGGAGCACCCTGACTGGTTTTGGTGAGGTGGTGCTGGAGGGGGGCCAGGTGATGAGACTGCAGGCCCCGCAGGATGGCCGCAAGTATATCCTGGTACCGACTGACTACAGGAGCTTCTTGGACAGGCACGAGAGATCAGCAAGCATGTGGAAGACGCTGACTGCCGTTACTGGCATCACAGGGGCTTCTGTTCTAGCCAAGATCATTTACGGCTTGGTGGGGAAACAGGATGACAGATCAAAATAG